The sequence below is a genomic window from Proteus vulgaris.
ATATTTAAAAGTATTGGCTTCAACATCAGGGTTATTATAATTATCCCACTTAAAGGTATGCGGTAAACCAAGAGCATGCCCTGTTTCATGTATATAAGTTTGAGTTTCTCCATTTCCTTTGGGTAATATTATAGGTTGATTGTTAATATGACCACTATCATTATTATTTTTATATAAAGTAATATGAGTATCTGTTTCTATATAATAATATTTTACACTGTCTGATTTTTCTTTAAATAAATTCACTTCATTTTCTTGTTCTAATGTCATTTCTTTTTTATTAAACTTTTTTATACATACTGTTGAGGATATATTTATCCAAACATGTCCTCCACTACTATAATCGGTAGCTTTCTCTATTTTTTTATTTGGATCTGTATTGTTATATGGATATCTAGCAACACCTAGGACTAAATGAGAGTTATCTTTCGTTATTTCATTCACGTTGTTATAAACACCAAACTTAATGTTGGTATCGTATTTATTGTTTTTCTTTATAAATTTAATGTTTGTAACATCAGACCATTGTTGCAATATTTTCTCAGCTATTCCTTCTTGATACTTATTTAGTGTTGTGATTGTTTTATATTCATCTCCTCTCAATTTACTCCAATCAGGAAAGCTATATGTTATTTCTGTAAACTTATCATCTTTATCTTTCTTATTCCATCGTTTAAAAGGCGAGTAGCTCTTTATTACATCAATAACAATACCTACTTCATGTGAATATTCTTGATGTGACATTTTATTTCCTTTTTTGAAAGTCCATTTTTTTCTTTAATATAATATGTGTTAATGGTTTTTTTTGCTTTTAAAAAAGAAATTTATCGAAGTGTATTGAAAATTAAAAATTAATTATAAATAAAAATGATAATAAATCTTTTTGTCGATTTATTATCATTAAAATAAGAAAGCAAGTGATGTATAAAGATTATCAGTGAGCTAGTTTTCTATTTTCCTTGAAAGCAAACACAAAGATAATTGCTAGTATTAATGTATATGAAGAAAATATTAACCAAATTGATTGCCAATCTTTCATACCATTGACAGTAAAGTGATCAACAACCATACCACTTAGAATAGAGCCAGCATATGCACCAACACCATTTACCATGGTCATAAAGAGTCCTTGAGCACTGGCTCTTATTTCAGGTTTAACTTCATTTTCAATATAGATAGAGCCTGAAATATTAAAGAAATCAAATGCACAACCATAAACAATCATCGAAAGCATCAGCAATACAAAACCCCAAGGAGAAGGATCGCCATATGCAAATAATCCAAAACGTAAAGTCCATGCAATCATACTAATTAACATGACTTTTTTAATACCAAAGCGTTTTAAGAAAAAAGGTATTGCTAGAATAAAGGCAACTTCAGCCATTTGTGATACTGATAGTAAAATTGATGGATATTGAACAATTAAACTATCTGCAAATTCAGGATTTTTAGCAAAATCATGAATAAATGGGCTACCGAAAGTATTTGTAATTTGAAGTACAGCACCTAATAACATCGCAAATAAAAAGAAGATTGCCATGACTGGTTTTTTAAATAAAACAAATGCATCTAATCCTAAGCGAGAGGCCCAAGATGTGGATTGTTTATGCTGTGCTGTTGGAATTTTAGGTAAACAGAATGAATAGAGCGCTAAGCAAAGTGATGCAACGGATGCAATATATAATTGAGTATTGCTAAGCTCTAATCTAAATAAGCTGACACACCACATTGCAACAATAAAGCCTATCGTACCAAATACACGAATAGGGGGGAAATGCGCAACTGAATCTAATTTATGCTTATTTAAACAAAAATAGCCAATAGAGTTTGAAAGTGCAATGGTTGGCATAAATGCTAATGCATTAATAAACATAACCCAGAACATAATCGAAGGATCAGTCACTGAAGCGGCAAAGAATAAAGCAACAGCACAAATAAGATGACAAATAATATATAAACGATTTGCAGGAATAAATTTATCGGCAATGATACCTAATAAACCAGGCATAATTAGAGCCGCAATACCTTTAGAGCCATAAACTAATCCAACTTCAATCCCTGTGAAGTTTAATGTTTGCATCATGTATGCACCTAGGGTAATCAACCAACTTCCCCAGATAAAATATTGCATAAACATCATGCCTTTGAGCTGTATTTTTATACCCATAACAATCTCCACTGTTGGGGATATTGATTTAAGTGGATCATAGGCAGCTATCTATGATCCACTTTTTCTCTTATTGGTAGAAAGTTATAAGCGAGAGATCACTTCACTGATAAGCTTTAAGAAGGTAGATTTTACGCGTTCTGCTGTTTCAATGACTTCATCATGACTAAGAGGTTGCTCTAAAATACCGCAAGCCATATTGGTTAAGCATGAAATACCAATGGTATCAATACCTGAATGGCGAGCGATCAGCGCTTCTGGAACGGTTGACATACCTACGGCATCTGCACCCAATGTTCTTATCATGCGGATTTCTGCTGGAGTTTCATACGTTGGACCTGTCCACCATGCATAGACACCTTGACGCAAGGTAATGTCTTGTTCTTTGGCGATATCAATAACAATTTGACGCATTGCTTTGTTATAAACTTCACTGACATCTAGAAAACGAACACCAAGTTCAGGATTATTTGGCCCAATGAGAGGGTTATTTGCAGTCAGGTTAATGTGATCCGTAATTAACATAAGATCACCCGGATTAAATTCAGTATTTACGGCACCACATGCGTTAGTAATAATGAGTTTTTCAACGCCCAATGCTTTCATTACACGAACAGGAAAGGTAACTTCATCGAGTGATACACCTTCGTAGTAATGAAAACGACCTTTCATTGCAACAACTGTTTTTCCTGCAATTTTACCAATCACTAATTCATTAGCATGCCCCACTGCTCCAGACGCTGCAAAGTGTGGAATAGTGTGATACGGGATATGTACAGCATCTTCTAATGTGTCGGCAAAAGGGCCTAAACCTGAGCCTAAAATGATCCCAATCGTTGGTTTTTCAGTCGTTTTAGATTGAACAAATTCTTTTGCTTTATTGATTTCAGAAACCTGATGCATGACTCTCTCCTGTGTAAATCGTCATTACGTTTTAAATAGTGGTTGAGAGTACTTTGCCTGATAAACAAAAATGAACAACTTGCTTATTCTCATTTTGAGATTAAGATCATATTGTTTGTTTTGATTAAGGAACTATTGCTTTTTTTACAGTAAGATAGCGATATTCCTCGTTTCTTTGCTTAATAATTTAATAAAGGAAGTCGCTATGCTATTGAAAAATTTAAAAGAACTTCAGTCTTCTAAGACTTCAAAAGCATTGAAACTTAAAAGTCTTTATAAATTAGTGGCAGAGAATGGACCGATAAAAACAGAAACGTTGACCGAATTAGCACAAATGAAACCTGCGACTTGTGCTCGATTATTGGACGAGTTAAATGCGCTTCAATTAATTACAACCGCAGAGTTAGGGGAATCAACCGGTGGACGAAAACCTATTTTGTATAATATTAATACAGAAGGGGTGTTTTTAATTGGTATTGAACTGAGTAAAGTCTATTCAACTATTGTGTTAATGGACTTAAAGCTCAATATGTTGGATAAAATTAAAATATCGCCAGAGCCTTATTTATCTGCGTATAAAATGACTGAAAAGCTATTACCTAAAATTGATGCATTGTTATTAAAAAATAAAATCAGCTATGAAAAAGTTTTAGGGCTAGGAATTTCTATTGAGCATGTTGTTGAGCATCAATTGGCTTCAAAATCCCTCGACGAAGAATTCTGTGAATTAGAGACGTTATTACGTAAAAAAATTCCTACTTACGTTACCGTGGGAAGCGGGGTGCATTTTGCCGCTTTAGCCGAATTTCGTTTATATTATCGCCAAAAAACACAACGATTTTTATTTACCTCTTGTGATACCGAAGTAAGGGGATGCGCTATTATTGGTAATCAGTTTTTAACTGATACCTCGGCGACGATGAATTGTTTTGGTCATATGACAATTGATGCGAAAGGACCATTATGTGAATGTGGCTCTTATGGCTGTTTAAATACACTGTGCTCTTTAGATGCAATAAAAAATAATGTTATTCATCAGATAAGACGAGGAAAGCACTCTTTATTAACATCTCTTGTCAGTACAGATGATGAAATTAACTATCACACTATTTTCCAAGCAATAGAAATGCGAGATCCTTTGTGTATTGATGCATTAGAGGAAGCCGCTTATTACTATGGACTTGCTATCGCAAATACAATTTTAATGCTCCAACCTGATATTGTTGTTTGTGGCGGAACATTAATACCCAAATACACATTCTTTGATACCGTTAAAAGAACGATTGAAACTAAACTCTCTCTCTTTCCAAATATAAAAACAGAAGTTTACCCAGCAAGCCACGCTTATGAAATTGTTTCTCAAGGTGCTGGTGCTATGGTGTTAGAGCATTTAGTTAATTAAATAATGAAAAAGGCGCTGTAATATCAATTACAACGCCTTTTAGTTTTTTATTGTTGTTTGTTTTTACTGCTTTAACCCTGGTGAGGTTACCTGCTAGGAGACAGGTTTATTGATATAGACTAACTTTTTACTGCAAACTTCTTTTATTTACCTCATTGTGAGGAAGGTGATTCTTTTTATTTTTGGTTTAATTTAAACTATCTCGACTAACGTCTTATTGTTGTGCCGTTACTTTACCCTGGTACTTTGTGCATTTGGGAGCCAATTATAAATATGCCTTACATACCTAGAGAAAAAATAGATTACCAATCCATCGGCTATCGCTTGCGTGCTTATCGCATAGCCTCTTCATTAAAAGCTGAAGATGTAGCTGAAAGCTTGGGTATTTCTCGTGCTGCTGTATATCGATTAGAAAAAGGCGAAATTGTTAAAATTGAGACACTTGATAATCTTGCTAGATTATTAAATACCTCGTTAACCAGTTTGTTGGGTATTAATACAGAATATTATTCAAGTGCAAATGGCTTTTTTGAACGAATGCGCCAACTTGAAACTCAATCCTCACATATTTACACCCACTTCGAACCTTTCTCTTACTTATTAACTTCAGATTGTTATGACAAAACATTGGTTGAAATGCTAACAGAGGCTTCACCTTTAAATCTTTTGTCTGAAAAACAACAAGAAGTTTTATCTATTTTAAAAGAGCGTAAGAAGCATCAGTCCTTACATTCACCTCATATTTATAACCTTATTAGCCAACAGCAAATCGAAAAATTTCTTTATGTTGGTATGCTTGGCTCGGTTAATTTAACTAAAACAGTTCAACAAGAAAGAAAAGAACGAGCAAAAAATGAAATCCTTCATTTAATTGAAAAGTTAGAGCAAAAAAATAGTTATCTTAATATTGCAATTATTTCAGATACTATGCCGTCTTTAACTTTCCAACTATTTTATCAAGATAAAGTGCCTCTTTCTTTAGCCGTTAGCCCGTTCCGTTTAGGTGAGTTCCCTAATGTCAGTACGGG
It includes:
- a CDS encoding purine-nucleoside phosphorylase yields the protein MHQVSEINKAKEFVQSKTTEKPTIGIILGSGLGPFADTLEDAVHIPYHTIPHFAASGAVGHANELVIGKIAGKTVVAMKGRFHYYEGVSLDEVTFPVRVMKALGVEKLIITNACGAVNTEFNPGDLMLITDHINLTANNPLIGPNNPELGVRFLDVSEVYNKAMRQIVIDIAKEQDITLRQGVYAWWTGPTYETPAEIRMIRTLGADAVGMSTVPEALIARHSGIDTIGISCLTNMACGILEQPLSHDEVIETAERVKSTFLKLISEVISRL
- a CDS encoding ROK family protein; translated protein: MLLKNLKELQSSKTSKALKLKSLYKLVAENGPIKTETLTELAQMKPATCARLLDELNALQLITTAELGESTGGRKPILYNINTEGVFLIGIELSKVYSTIVLMDLKLNMLDKIKISPEPYLSAYKMTEKLLPKIDALLLKNKISYEKVLGLGISIEHVVEHQLASKSLDEEFCELETLLRKKIPTYVTVGSGVHFAALAEFRLYYRQKTQRFLFTSCDTEVRGCAIIGNQFLTDTSATMNCFGHMTIDAKGPLCECGSYGCLNTLCSLDAIKNNVIHQIRRGKHSLLTSLVSTDDEINYHTIFQAIEMRDPLCIDALEEAAYYYGLAIANTILMLQPDIVVCGGTLIPKYTFFDTVKRTIETKLSLFPNIKTEVYPASHAYEIVSQGAGAMVLEHLVN
- a CDS encoding helix-turn-helix domain-containing protein, giving the protein MPYIPREKIDYQSIGYRLRAYRIASSLKAEDVAESLGISRAAVYRLEKGEIVKIETLDNLARLLNTSLTSLLGINTEYYSSANGFFERMRQLETQSSHIYTHFEPFSYLLTSDCYDKTLVEMLTEASPLNLLSEKQQEVLSILKERKKHQSLHSPHIYNLISQQQIEKFLYVGMLGSVNLTKTVQQERKERAKNEILHLIEKLEQKNSYLNIAIISDTMPSLTFQLFYQDKVPLSLAVSPFRLGEFPNVSTGIATVTSSTEAIFQYQSLFDKLWLKATKGDDAINLLKQIVSDY
- a CDS encoding nucleoside permease, with amino-acid sequence MGIKIQLKGMMFMQYFIWGSWLITLGAYMMQTLNFTGIEVGLVYGSKGIAALIMPGLLGIIADKFIPANRLYIICHLICAVALFFAASVTDPSIMFWVMFINALAFMPTIALSNSIGYFCLNKHKLDSVAHFPPIRVFGTIGFIVAMWCVSLFRLELSNTQLYIASVASLCLALYSFCLPKIPTAQHKQSTSWASRLGLDAFVLFKKPVMAIFFLFAMLLGAVLQITNTFGSPFIHDFAKNPEFADSLIVQYPSILLSVSQMAEVAFILAIPFFLKRFGIKKVMLISMIAWTLRFGLFAYGDPSPWGFVLLMLSMIVYGCAFDFFNISGSIYIENEVKPEIRASAQGLFMTMVNGVGAYAGSILSGMVVDHFTVNGMKDWQSIWLIFSSYTLILAIIFVFAFKENRKLAH